The following are encoded in a window of Paraburkholderia hospita genomic DNA:
- a CDS encoding MurR/RpiR family transcriptional regulator encodes MPDTFDQLAALIRGRFSELSPQFQMGAAFLLDHPDEVAVSSMRKVAERAQVQPASLVRLSQQLGFPGWNELRDLFVARVRTRPEPLTSRARSLVKGHAKDALAHDLLVAQQHNLEVTAAHNARVTVEAAKLLRRAPHVHVAGFRSCFPVAFGFVYGYRLFRSSVSLLSGEAGTLEMQLRGIERDSATVVVSFAPYSVEAARVAEAALEKGSKLIAITDSAVSPIALNADKVLIFSHESPSFFPSLVAATAIAESLVAHLLALEGTDAVQQLELAEQSLHAKGAYVP; translated from the coding sequence ATGCCCGACACCTTCGACCAGCTCGCCGCCCTGATCCGTGGACGCTTCTCCGAACTCAGTCCGCAGTTCCAGATGGGCGCGGCGTTTCTGCTCGATCATCCCGATGAGGTCGCCGTCTCGTCGATGCGCAAGGTCGCCGAGCGCGCGCAGGTGCAACCCGCGTCGCTCGTGCGGCTGTCGCAGCAACTGGGCTTTCCGGGCTGGAACGAATTGCGCGATCTGTTCGTCGCACGGGTGCGCACCCGGCCCGAGCCGCTGACGAGCCGCGCCCGCTCGCTCGTCAAGGGTCACGCGAAAGACGCGCTCGCGCACGATCTGCTCGTCGCGCAACAGCACAATCTCGAAGTCACGGCCGCGCACAACGCGCGCGTCACCGTCGAAGCGGCCAAGCTGCTGCGGCGCGCGCCGCACGTGCATGTCGCCGGGTTCCGGTCGTGCTTTCCCGTCGCGTTCGGTTTCGTCTATGGATACCGGCTGTTTCGTTCGTCCGTCTCGCTGCTGTCAGGCGAAGCGGGCACGCTCGAAATGCAGTTGCGCGGCATCGAACGCGACAGCGCGACCGTCGTCGTCAGCTTCGCGCCATATTCCGTCGAGGCGGCGCGCGTCGCCGAAGCCGCGCTGGAAAAGGGCAGCAAGCTGATTGCGATCACCGACAGCGCCGTGTCGCCCATCGCGCTGAACGCCGACAAGGTGCTGATCTTCTCGCACGAAAGCCCGTCGTTCTTCCCCTCGCTCGTGGCGGCGACGGCGATTGCGGAATCGCTGGTCGCGCATCTGCTCGCGCTCGAAGGCACGGACGCCGTCCAGCAGCTCGAACTCGCCGAGCAGTCGCTGCACGCGAAGGGCGCCTACGTGCCCTGA